A DNA window from Corvus cornix cornix isolate S_Up_H32 chromosome 13, ASM73873v5, whole genome shotgun sequence contains the following coding sequences:
- the HAND1 gene encoding heart- and neural crest derivatives-expressed protein 1 isoform X1: MNLVGGYQHHHHHHHHHHMLHDPFLFGPAARCHQERAYFPGWVLNPAEGTPELAGQSPNYGPAEYGPAGPGRLEALSGRLGRRKGVGGPKKERRRTESINSAFAELRECIPNVPADTKLSKIKTLRLATSYIAYLMEVLAKDSQPGDTEGFKAELKKTDGRENKRKRETQPEVYSQPLGHGEKKLKGRTGWPQQVWALELNP; encoded by the exons ATGAACCTGGTGGGGGGCTACCagcatcaccaccaccaccaccatcaccaccacatGCTGCACGACCCTTTCCTCTTCGGGCCGGCGGCTCGGTGCCACCAGGAGCGCGCCTACTTCCCCGGCTGGGTGCTCAACCCGGCCGAGGGGACCCCCGAGCTCGCCGGGCAGAGCCCTAACTACGGCCCCGCCGAGTACGGCCCGGCCGGCCCGGGGCGGCTGGAGGCTCTCAGCGGCCGCCTGGGACGGCGAAAAGGTGTCGGGGGACCCAAGAAGGAGCGGCGGAGGACGGAGAGCATCAACAGCGCCTTCGCCGAGCTCCGCGAGTGCATCCCCAACGTGCCCGCCGACACCAAGCTCTCCAAGATCAAGACCCTGCGCCTGGCCACCAGCTACATCGCCTACCTGATGGAGGTGCTGGCCAAGGACAGCCAGCCCGGGGACACCGAGGGCTTCAAAGCAGAACTCAAGAAGACGGACGGCAGGgagaacaagaggaaaagggagacG CAGCCCGAGGTCTATTCGCAGCCTCTGGGTCACGGCGAGAAGAAGCTGAAGGGCCGGACTGGTTGGCCCCAGCAGGTCTGGGCTCTGGAACTGAATCCCTGA
- the HAND1 gene encoding heart- and neural crest derivatives-expressed protein 1 isoform X2 — translation MNLVGGYQHHHHHHHHHHMLHDPFLFGPAARCHQERAYFPGWVLNPAEGTPELAGQSPNYGPAEYGPAGPGRLEALSGRLGRRKGVGGPKKERRRTESINSAFAELRECIPNVPADTKLSKIKTLRLATSYIAYLMEVLAKDSQPGDTEGFKAELKKTDGRENKRKRETPEVYSQPLGHGEKKLKGRTGWPQQVWALELNP, via the exons ATGAACCTGGTGGGGGGCTACCagcatcaccaccaccaccaccatcaccaccacatGCTGCACGACCCTTTCCTCTTCGGGCCGGCGGCTCGGTGCCACCAGGAGCGCGCCTACTTCCCCGGCTGGGTGCTCAACCCGGCCGAGGGGACCCCCGAGCTCGCCGGGCAGAGCCCTAACTACGGCCCCGCCGAGTACGGCCCGGCCGGCCCGGGGCGGCTGGAGGCTCTCAGCGGCCGCCTGGGACGGCGAAAAGGTGTCGGGGGACCCAAGAAGGAGCGGCGGAGGACGGAGAGCATCAACAGCGCCTTCGCCGAGCTCCGCGAGTGCATCCCCAACGTGCCCGCCGACACCAAGCTCTCCAAGATCAAGACCCTGCGCCTGGCCACCAGCTACATCGCCTACCTGATGGAGGTGCTGGCCAAGGACAGCCAGCCCGGGGACACCGAGGGCTTCAAAGCAGAACTCAAGAAGACGGACGGCAGGgagaacaagaggaaaagggagacG CCCGAGGTCTATTCGCAGCCTCTGGGTCACGGCGAGAAGAAGCTGAAGGGCCGGACTGGTTGGCCCCAGCAGGTCTGGGCTCTGGAACTGAATCCCTGA
- the SAP30L gene encoding LOW QUALITY PROTEIN: histone deacetylase complex subunit SAP30L (The sequence of the model RefSeq protein was modified relative to this genomic sequence to represent the inferred CDS: inserted 1 base in 1 codon): MNGFSTEEDSRDGPPAXPFYGQSCCLIDDGDRCVRPAGNASFSKRIQKSISQKKLKLDIDKSVRHLYICDFHKNFIQSVRNKRKRKTSDDGGDSPEHDTDVPEVDLFQLQVNTLRRYKRHYKLQTRPGLNKAQLAETVSRHFRNIPVNEKETLAYFIYMVKNNKSRLDQKSEGSKQLD, translated from the exons ATGAATGGGTTCAGCACCGAGGAGGACAGCCGGGATGGGCCGCCCG GCCCCTTTTAcggccagagctgctgcctcatcGACGACGGGGACCGCTGCGTGCGCCCCGCCGGCAACGCGTCCTTCAGCAAGAGGATCCAGAAGAGCATCTCGCAGAAGAAGCTGAAGCTGGACATCGACAAAAGT GTGAGACATCTGTATATTTGTGATTTTCACAAGAACTTCATTCAAAGTGTTCGgaacaaaaggaagaggaagacgAGCGATGATGGAGGTGACTCTCCCGAGCACGACACGGATGTTCCGGAG GTTGACTTGTTCCAGCTCCAGGTGAACACCCTGCGACGTTACAAGAGACATTATAAGTTGCAGACTAGGCCTGGACTCAACAAGGCTCAGCTTGCAGAA ACTGTCAGTCGTCATTTCAGGAATATTCCAGTGAATGAGAAGGAGACACTTGCATATTTCATCTACATGGTGAAGAACAACAAGAGCAGGCTGGACCAGAAATCAGAAGGCAGCAAGCAACTAGATTGA